In the genome of Saprospira sp. CCB-QB6, one region contains:
- a CDS encoding substrate-binding domain-containing protein: protein MTVFQIKHFFYALVLFSLSACQPSGPSQVGKAADSKVQTAVPQFYKITGSKTLGAELMPALLEGYLAQKGIQLKQKERLSAGNIYSWEQAGKKLRLELLPKGSQAGFSALVAGQAQLAMASKAIDDSLIEKMPELKKEQQLILAYDALRVLVHKEKAGIKNLSKAQLAKIFSGEIKDWAEIDAHFSGPIRLYLRNEHSGSFHFIQNILGTLGAEHKQQENFTYLLRDLANDPNGLAFAPYELPEGLAIYSLQVDGQGANLENKDYLFRRPLYLYLDSLALEDPFWMDFMAFCRSAAGQKIVSQEGFGPLD from the coding sequence ATGACTGTATTCCAAATTAAGCATTTTTTTTATGCTTTGGTCCTATTTAGCCTTTCGGCTTGTCAGCCTTCGGGGCCATCTCAAGTTGGCAAAGCGGCAGATTCTAAAGTGCAAACCGCTGTTCCTCAATTTTATAAAATTACGGGTTCTAAAACCTTGGGGGCGGAGCTTATGCCAGCCTTACTGGAGGGTTATTTGGCCCAAAAGGGCATTCAGCTCAAGCAGAAAGAGCGTTTATCTGCTGGCAATATTTATAGTTGGGAGCAAGCTGGGAAAAAGCTGCGTTTAGAGTTATTGCCCAAGGGATCTCAGGCGGGTTTTTCGGCTTTGGTGGCTGGGCAAGCGCAATTGGCTATGGCTTCTAAGGCAATTGATGATAGCCTGATAGAAAAAATGCCTGAATTAAAGAAAGAACAGCAACTGATTTTGGCTTATGATGCCTTGCGGGTTTTGGTCCATAAAGAAAAGGCTGGCATTAAGAACTTGAGTAAGGCGCAGCTAGCCAAAATATTTAGTGGGGAGATTAAAGATTGGGCGGAGATTGATGCTCATTTTTCTGGTCCTATTCGGCTTTATTTGCGCAATGAACATTCGGGTTCTTTTCATTTTATACAAAACATTTTGGGAACATTGGGTGCAGAGCACAAGCAGCAAGAGAACTTCACTTATTTACTACGTGATTTAGCGAATGATCCCAATGGATTGGCCTTTGCGCCTTATGAGTTGCCTGAGGGCCTAGCGATTTACAGTTTGCAGGTAGATGGGCAGGGGGCTAATTTAGAGAACAAGGATTATCTCTTTCGTCGTCCGCTCTATTTGTATTTAGATAGTTTGGCCTTAGAAGATCCTTTTTGGATGGATTTCATGGCATTTTGTCGTTCTGCAGCAGGGCAAAAAATTGTGAGCCAAGAAGGTTTTGGGCCATTGGACTAA
- the pepT gene encoding peptidase T — MKEQILERFLRYVKIDSMSEFGVDKIPSTEKQWDMAKVLEAELKAMGMQEVELDEHCYLMATLPSNSNKSLPTIGFVAHIDSSPDFISDDVRPKVWPNYQGQALALDEEAGIYLSPEEFPEMLQYKGQTLITTSGNTLLSADDKAGVTEIMSAMHYLIEHPEIEHGKIRICFTPDEEVGRGADLFDVEKFGADWAYTMDGSEVGELEYENFNAAYAKVTVQGKSVHPGYAKGKMVNSHYLAAQFMLSLPLEETPEHTQDYEGFYHLNNMQASVDQAEMLYIIRDHDRQKFEERKKFFEQKVAEFNGQHNNCLSLEMKDQYYNMREKIEPVMHIVDLVEAAMKDLDIAPKIKPIRGGTDGSRLSYMGLPCPNIFAGGMNFHGRYEYVALESMELATKLIVRIAERLAQEA, encoded by the coding sequence ATGAAAGAGCAAATCTTAGAGCGCTTTCTGCGCTACGTGAAAATCGATTCTATGTCAGAATTTGGCGTAGACAAAATTCCCAGTACCGAAAAACAATGGGATATGGCTAAGGTCCTCGAGGCCGAACTCAAAGCCATGGGCATGCAAGAGGTAGAACTAGATGAACACTGCTACCTAATGGCTACCCTCCCCAGCAATAGCAACAAAAGCCTACCCACTATCGGCTTTGTCGCCCATATCGATAGCTCCCCCGACTTTATCTCGGATGATGTCCGCCCCAAAGTATGGCCCAATTATCAAGGCCAAGCCCTTGCCCTCGATGAAGAAGCAGGCATTTACCTCTCTCCCGAAGAGTTTCCCGAAATGCTACAGTATAAGGGCCAAACGCTAATCACAACTAGCGGAAATACCTTGCTCTCCGCAGATGATAAGGCCGGTGTGACCGAAATTATGTCGGCTATGCACTACCTGATCGAACATCCCGAAATCGAACACGGTAAAATCCGCATCTGCTTTACTCCCGATGAAGAAGTAGGCCGCGGAGCCGACCTTTTCGATGTGGAAAAATTTGGCGCAGATTGGGCCTATACTATGGACGGCTCCGAAGTAGGCGAACTCGAATACGAGAATTTTAATGCCGCCTACGCTAAGGTAACTGTACAAGGCAAAAGCGTCCACCCCGGCTATGCTAAAGGCAAAATGGTCAATTCTCACTATTTGGCCGCCCAATTTATGTTGAGCCTGCCACTAGAGGAAACGCCAGAACATACCCAAGATTATGAGGGCTTCTATCACCTCAATAATATGCAAGCCTCTGTAGACCAAGCCGAAATGCTCTATATTATTAGAGATCATGATCGCCAAAAGTTTGAAGAACGCAAAAAGTTCTTTGAGCAGAAGGTCGCCGAATTTAACGGGCAACATAATAACTGCCTGAGCCTTGAAATGAAGGACCAATATTATAATATGCGCGAGAAAATTGAACCCGTTATGCATATTGTAGACCTTGTTGAGGCCGCTATGAAAGATTTGGATATTGCCCCTAAAATTAAACCCATCCGAGGGGGAACCGATGGCTCTCGCCTTTCTTATATGGGCCTCCCTTGTCCCAATATCTTTGCTGGTGGAATGAATTTCCATGGCCGATATGAGTATGTCGCCCTAGAATCTATGGAGCTAGCAACTAAACTGATCGTTCGCATTGCAGAACGCTTGGCCCAAGAGGCTTAG
- the ribH gene encoding 6,7-dimethyl-8-ribityllumazine synthase, whose translation MSSADKNLSDYRPEEIPSAENFSFGIVTAAWNQDITGALYEGCKNTLLEHGCSAEQIHSVWVPGTFELPTAARLLAQAKKVDAVICLGCVIKGETSHNEYINQSVAMALQQLSIASAKPFIFGVLTPNSMQQALDRAGGQHGNKGVEAAVTAIQMAALRKNLSSTEKKIGFSFGL comes from the coding sequence ATGAGCAGTGCAGATAAAAATCTATCCGACTACCGCCCCGAGGAAATCCCCTCGGCCGAGAATTTCAGCTTTGGTATTGTAACCGCTGCCTGGAACCAAGATATTACAGGCGCTCTTTATGAGGGCTGCAAAAATACACTTCTAGAGCATGGCTGCTCTGCCGAACAAATTCACTCGGTCTGGGTACCCGGCACCTTTGAATTGCCCACCGCCGCCCGCCTTTTGGCCCAAGCCAAAAAAGTGGATGCCGTGATTTGTTTGGGCTGCGTAATTAAGGGGGAAACCTCCCACAATGAATATATTAACCAATCTGTGGCCATGGCCCTGCAACAATTGTCTATCGCCTCAGCCAAACCCTTTATCTTTGGCGTGCTTACCCCCAATAGTATGCAACAAGCCCTAGATAGAGCCGGCGGACAACATGGTAACAAAGGCGTTGAAGCCGCCGTTACCGCTATCCAAATGGCCGCACTGCGCAAAAACTTGAGCAGCACCGAAAAGAAGATTGGATTCTCTTTTGGACTTTAA
- a CDS encoding O-antigen ligase family protein, translated as MPIRSYFLLFQKGLPFLAALLMFVGLIASKALIAIASVAFVLAALPYVFKAKNWQRLQQQPLFWSPALLFILMASTALYSENKVELMDRVRVMLPLLLLPISMAILPPWPKQQWRWLLASFVLIMSIAVAAVLINYGLNYTAIQASLKHSKGMPNPANDHVRFSLLICWATILSGQLFVWRLGRWPWIWLLLGSFLFLAMHIFGARSGILAFYFASFYLLLRWLWQTKRFLIGSLGLLACLSLPFLAYKTIPSFREKILLTEKNIRLYQAGHIGNYSDTQRMLSFQVALEVWAKSPILGVGLGDLKDEQKLIYQKDYPEQRVMAPHSQYISSLAAMGVLGLLLFLGLFSWPFFTEKTAIFQLFWLLIAVSFLSENTLFITIGANLYAFFYCYLLLPKKP; from the coding sequence ATGCCAATTCGTTCTTACTTTTTGCTTTTCCAAAAGGGGCTGCCTTTTTTGGCCGCCCTACTTATGTTTGTTGGTCTTATTGCTTCTAAAGCATTGATTGCTATTGCTTCTGTGGCTTTTGTTTTGGCCGCCCTGCCTTATGTCTTTAAGGCAAAAAACTGGCAACGGCTTCAACAACAACCTCTTTTTTGGAGCCCTGCGCTACTATTCATATTAATGGCCAGTACCGCCCTTTATAGTGAAAATAAAGTGGAGCTCATGGATCGTGTTCGCGTTATGCTTCCACTACTTTTGCTCCCAATTAGCATGGCAATTTTGCCGCCTTGGCCAAAGCAACAATGGCGCTGGCTTTTGGCCAGCTTTGTCTTGATTATGAGTATAGCCGTGGCGGCTGTGCTCATTAACTATGGATTAAATTACACAGCTATTCAGGCTTCTTTAAAGCATAGTAAGGGCATGCCCAATCCAGCTAATGATCATGTCCGCTTTAGCCTGCTCATTTGTTGGGCAACTATTTTATCTGGCCAGCTTTTCGTTTGGCGTCTAGGCCGATGGCCTTGGATTTGGCTACTTTTGGGGAGCTTTCTCTTTTTGGCAATGCACATTTTTGGCGCACGATCAGGCATCCTTGCCTTTTATTTTGCTAGCTTTTACCTTTTGCTCCGTTGGCTTTGGCAAACAAAACGCTTTTTGATAGGCAGTTTAGGCCTGTTAGCTTGTTTGTCACTCCCTTTTTTGGCCTATAAAACAATTCCCTCTTTCCGAGAAAAAATATTGCTGACAGAGAAGAATATTCGCCTTTATCAAGCAGGCCATATTGGCAATTATTCTGATACACAGCGCATGCTCTCTTTTCAAGTTGCACTAGAAGTTTGGGCCAAATCACCCATTTTGGGCGTGGGCCTAGGCGACTTAAAAGATGAGCAAAAACTAATCTATCAAAAAGACTATCCAGAACAAAGGGTAATGGCACCACATAGCCAATATATTAGCAGCCTTGCGGCTATGGGAGTCCTTGGTCTACTGCTTTTTCTTGGCCTCTTTTCTTGGCCCTTTTTCACCGAAAAAACAGCCATTTTTCAACTCTTTTGGCTGCTTATCGCTGTTTCTTTTCTTAGCGAAAATACACTCTTTATTACCATTGGCGCCAATCTATACGCCTTCTTTTATTGCTATTTATTGCTTCCCAAAAAGCCGTGA
- a CDS encoding MBL fold metallo-hydrolase, whose product MSLKMTVRVIDTGFFKLDGGAMFGVVPKTIWQRLEEPDEDNLCTWAMRCLLVQTEHGRNILIDTGIGTKQSEKFFSHYQPHGDASLYSSLAMHGLTPHDITDVLLTHLHFDHVGGAVKHDVDGNPVLSFPNATYWCSDKQWAEATMPNPREQASFLLENLLPLEASGQLKFIEAAPYDAQTRWFSNFNLLFAYGHTNGMILPYLMIDGKKVVYCADLIPSPSHIRIPYVMAYDMHPAQTLIEKAYFLERALAEEWILVFEHAKSAEAATVKRDERGRIVIDRIDTLDAFLEQDDIFA is encoded by the coding sequence ATGAGCTTAAAAATGACTGTCCGTGTAATCGATACGGGCTTCTTTAAACTAGACGGAGGCGCCATGTTCGGCGTTGTCCCAAAAACAATCTGGCAACGCCTAGAAGAACCCGATGAAGATAATCTCTGCACCTGGGCGATGCGCTGCCTCTTGGTCCAAACCGAACACGGCCGAAATATCCTGATCGATACCGGCATCGGGACCAAGCAATCCGAGAAGTTTTTCTCCCATTATCAACCTCATGGCGATGCCTCGCTCTATAGCTCTTTGGCTATGCACGGCCTCACCCCGCACGATATTACCGATGTCTTGCTTACGCATTTGCATTTTGACCACGTAGGCGGTGCCGTGAAACATGATGTAGACGGCAATCCCGTCCTCAGTTTCCCTAACGCCACTTACTGGTGTAGCGATAAACAATGGGCCGAGGCAACAATGCCTAACCCCCGCGAACAAGCCTCTTTCTTACTCGAGAATTTACTCCCCCTAGAGGCTTCCGGCCAACTCAAATTTATTGAGGCCGCCCCCTACGATGCCCAAACTCGCTGGTTTAGCAATTTCAATCTCCTCTTCGCCTATGGCCACACTAACGGAATGATTTTGCCCTACCTCATGATCGACGGCAAAAAGGTGGTCTATTGCGCCGACCTTATTCCCTCTCCCAGCCATATCCGCATCCCTTACGTGATGGCTTACGATATGCACCCAGCCCAAACCCTAATCGAAAAGGCCTATTTCCTAGAAAGAGCCCTGGCCGAAGAATGGATCTTGGTCTTTGAACATGCCAAATCTGCCGAAGCCGCTACCGTTAAAAGAGATGAACGAGGCCGCATCGTTATCGACAGAATAGATACGCTTGACGCCTTCTTGGAACAAGACGATATTTTTGCCTAG
- a CDS encoding T9SS type A sorting domain-containing protein, with protein sequence MLKQFLFTFLLLFVGCSLMAQTTDLGQPKSWNQKVTALQTVPVYSMPAFDLEEQHRIDAINEAEKIGPWRFGYEFPVSYGLNQGGIWTTLPNGDRIWRISFRSEGALTMNLIFDDYLLPQGAQVQLYSLDRKTRLGAYTAKNNHPDEMLGTSLLKGESVVVEYYEPAAVAGQGKLHIGTLVHGYRDIRPYAEELIKGLNGSDKCNIDVNCPLGNNWRNQINAVGIMMTGGSGFCTGALINNTAQDGTPYFLTANHCMSGSPAAWVFRFNWESPNAVCAQNQASTDPGAPYNEVNGATLRASSAGTDFALLELNSLPATPYYLAGWDRSSTASNGAICIHHPSGDVKKISKENQTLTASTFSSADTWQVPNWDEGTTEPGSSGSPLFNLNGLIVGQLYGGSAACSGLVNNGSADYYGRFDLSWDGAGTSSSRLKDWLDPNNLDPQTLNGDGPNAVVPVANDAGLNNDPAIAGVVCGMTSISPAIEIYNNGSSPLTSATILYNLNGGSNQSYSWTGNLASNSSETVNLSSLNITSPGTQNFSATVTVPNGQVDSNSINDIISADFYAITQPISFQLDLKTDCFATETSWEVRAANGFLLYSKDDYTSNTPTLHSEQLCLQEDDCYDFTIFDAYGDGIQGTLYNCAEDGDYHIISPANDTAVSMSSAAFGSSSTHNFCASLVSSVQTQSLLRNVQLYPNPTKGQMQLELSLEAAQEVRLALYNSLGQIIWQQNYGELIEQNIQLDFSQFAAGAYYLQILLPQEQLGQKIILQD encoded by the coding sequence ATGTTAAAACAATTTTTATTCACCTTCTTGCTACTTTTTGTGGGCTGTAGCTTGATGGCACAGACTACAGATTTGGGTCAGCCCAAAAGTTGGAACCAAAAAGTAACGGCTTTGCAGACCGTCCCCGTATATAGTATGCCTGCTTTTGATCTAGAAGAGCAGCATAGAATTGATGCCATCAATGAGGCCGAAAAAATTGGTCCTTGGCGCTTTGGTTATGAATTTCCAGTGAGTTATGGCCTAAATCAAGGCGGAATTTGGACGACTTTACCCAATGGTGATCGCATTTGGCGCATTAGCTTCCGCTCGGAAGGTGCCTTGACCATGAACCTCATTTTTGATGACTATTTGCTTCCTCAAGGTGCTCAAGTGCAACTCTACAGCCTAGATCGTAAAACTCGACTGGGGGCTTATACCGCCAAAAATAATCATCCTGATGAAATGTTGGGAACAAGTCTGCTTAAAGGCGAGTCGGTTGTAGTGGAATACTATGAGCCCGCTGCTGTTGCTGGACAAGGGAAACTGCATATCGGGACCTTGGTGCATGGCTACCGCGATATTCGTCCCTATGCAGAAGAATTGATTAAGGGCCTTAATGGTTCTGACAAATGTAATATTGATGTCAATTGCCCTCTAGGCAACAACTGGCGCAATCAAATTAACGCTGTAGGGATTATGATGACGGGTGGATCTGGCTTTTGTACTGGGGCCCTTATCAATAATACCGCTCAAGATGGCACCCCCTATTTCTTAACGGCCAACCACTGTATGAGTGGTAGCCCCGCCGCTTGGGTATTTCGCTTCAATTGGGAAAGCCCCAATGCCGTTTGTGCTCAAAACCAAGCTAGTACAGACCCTGGCGCTCCCTATAATGAAGTGAATGGAGCAACCCTTCGCGCAAGTAGTGCTGGAACTGACTTTGCCCTTCTTGAGCTCAACAGCCTACCCGCAACCCCCTACTATTTAGCTGGCTGGGACCGCAGCAGCACCGCCTCCAATGGCGCTATCTGTATCCATCACCCTAGCGGAGATGTGAAGAAGATTTCTAAAGAAAATCAAACCCTAACTGCCTCTACCTTTAGTAGTGCCGATACTTGGCAAGTCCCCAACTGGGACGAAGGAACAACTGAACCAGGCTCTTCTGGCTCTCCCCTATTCAACCTCAATGGACTAATCGTTGGACAACTATATGGCGGGAGCGCAGCCTGCTCTGGCTTAGTCAATAACGGCTCAGCGGATTACTATGGCCGCTTTGATCTCTCTTGGGATGGTGCTGGCACAAGCAGTAGCCGCCTAAAAGATTGGCTAGACCCTAACAACCTCGATCCACAAACCCTTAACGGAGACGGCCCCAATGCAGTTGTTCCCGTAGCCAATGATGCCGGATTGAACAACGACCCCGCTATTGCTGGCGTTGTTTGCGGAATGACAAGCATTAGCCCAGCTATCGAAATTTATAACAATGGAAGCAGCCCCCTTACTTCTGCAACTATTCTCTATAACCTAAACGGAGGAAGTAACCAATCTTATAGCTGGACGGGCAACCTAGCTAGCAACAGCAGCGAAACGGTCAACCTCAGTAGCCTAAACATCACTAGCCCCGGTACTCAAAACTTTAGCGCTACAGTGACCGTCCCCAATGGCCAAGTTGACTCTAATAGCATCAATGATATTATCAGCGCGGATTTCTATGCGATTACACAGCCAATTAGCTTCCAACTAGACCTCAAAACAGACTGCTTCGCTACAGAAACCTCTTGGGAAGTTCGAGCTGCTAACGGTTTCCTCCTCTACAGTAAAGACGACTACACAAGCAATACCCCTACTCTTCATAGTGAGCAGCTCTGCCTACAAGAAGATGATTGCTATGATTTTACCATTTTTGACGCCTATGGCGATGGTATCCAAGGAACCCTCTACAACTGTGCAGAAGATGGCGATTACCATATTATTTCGCCAGCAAATGATACTGCAGTCAGCATGAGCAGCGCCGCCTTTGGAAGCAGTAGCACACATAATTTCTGCGCCTCTTTGGTCTCTTCGGTCCAAACCCAAAGTCTCCTACGCAATGTTCAGCTCTATCCCAACCCGACTAAGGGCCAAATGCAGCTAGAACTTAGCCTAGAAGCCGCTCAAGAGGTCCGCCTAGCCCTCTATAATAGCCTCGGCCAAATTATCTGGCAACAAAATTATGGCGAACTAATCGAGCAAAATATTCAACTCGATTTTAGCCAGTTTGCCGCCGGTGCTTATTACCTCCAAATTCTCCTCCCCCAAGAACAACTGGGCCAAAAAATTATCCTACAAGACTAA
- a CDS encoding acyl-CoA synthetase, whose product MIQLPFVQQAEKYRQRKAITDENGSYTYHYLLQASASLAAYLLNGRADLAGARVAFMISPSIYFVASQWAIWRAGGVAVPIHLSYPLPAVEFLLEDTGAEILIVDRSHKKQLEGLEDRLNIQVYTIEELLNDLKECALPIISPKRNALIIYTSGTSSRPKGVLSTHEIIQAQIEAQVKAWEWQKTDHILNILPLHHVHGLINALACPLWVGACCTFQEEFDERKVFSTLEAGRINVFMAVPTIYYKLISTYKELHKYQQRNISSVLAKFRLMVSGSAALPVQVLNEWQTISGHRLLERYGMTEIGMALSNPYAQQSRVPGHVGQPLPGVELRLWDEENTAVVTTENQAGEIQVKGPTIFKEYWNRPEYTSNSFTEDGWFQTGDIAILENGSYRIMGRKSIDIIKSGGYKISALELEEIMREHPLVKDCAVLGLENIEWGEIVAAAVIPNTQEPETLQPLLNEWLRQKLPAYKLVRRFLLLQELPRNAMGKVNKPALKKMFEDPINKL is encoded by the coding sequence ATGATCCAGCTACCTTTTGTTCAACAAGCCGAAAAGTATCGCCAACGCAAAGCCATTACCGATGAGAATGGCTCTTATACTTACCACTATCTTTTGCAAGCCTCTGCTTCTTTGGCCGCCTACCTACTCAATGGCCGAGCAGACCTAGCTGGTGCTAGAGTAGCCTTCATGATTAGCCCGAGTATCTATTTTGTTGCCTCCCAATGGGCCATTTGGCGAGCCGGTGGGGTAGCCGTCCCGATCCATTTATCTTATCCCTTACCCGCCGTTGAATTTCTACTAGAAGATACTGGAGCCGAAATACTAATTGTAGACCGCAGCCACAAAAAACAATTGGAAGGCCTAGAAGATCGACTAAATATTCAAGTCTATACGATTGAGGAACTTCTCAATGACCTTAAAGAATGCGCCCTCCCCATTATCTCCCCCAAGCGAAATGCACTGATTATCTATACTAGCGGGACCAGCTCCCGCCCTAAAGGCGTCCTAAGTACCCACGAGATTATTCAAGCCCAAATTGAAGCTCAAGTCAAGGCCTGGGAATGGCAAAAAACAGATCATATTCTCAATATTCTTCCCTTACATCATGTGCACGGACTCATTAATGCCCTGGCTTGCCCGCTTTGGGTCGGAGCCTGCTGTACTTTCCAAGAGGAGTTTGATGAACGTAAAGTCTTTTCTACCCTAGAGGCTGGCCGAATTAATGTCTTTATGGCTGTACCCACTATTTATTACAAGTTAATCAGTACGTACAAGGAACTCCACAAATATCAACAGCGGAATATCAGCTCTGTATTAGCCAAGTTCCGCCTAATGGTCTCTGGCTCTGCCGCCTTGCCCGTACAAGTACTCAACGAATGGCAAACAATCTCTGGCCACCGCCTACTCGAACGCTATGGCATGACCGAAATAGGTATGGCCCTATCTAATCCCTACGCCCAACAAAGTCGAGTGCCTGGACATGTGGGCCAACCCCTGCCCGGCGTAGAACTCCGCCTCTGGGATGAAGAAAATACAGCCGTCGTCACTACTGAAAACCAAGCCGGAGAAATTCAAGTGAAAGGACCAACTATATTTAAGGAATACTGGAACCGCCCCGAATATACCAGCAACTCCTTTACAGAAGATGGCTGGTTCCAAACCGGAGATATCGCTATCCTAGAAAATGGAAGCTACCGCATTATGGGCCGCAAATCAATCGATATTATTAAGTCTGGTGGATATAAAATTTCAGCCCTAGAACTAGAGGAAATTATGCGAGAACATCCCCTCGTAAAAGATTGCGCCGTACTGGGCCTAGAAAATATCGAATGGGGCGAAATTGTAGCAGCAGCCGTCATCCCCAATACTCAAGAACCAGAAACTCTACAACCTCTACTCAACGAATGGTTGCGCCAAAAACTACCCGCCTACAAACTCGTGCGCCGCTTTCTATTGCTCCAAGAGCTTCCCCGAAACGCTATGGGAAAGGTCAATAAACCCGCCCTGAAGAAGATGTTTGAAGACCCCATTAATAAGCTTTAA